A portion of the Paenibacillus hamazuiensis genome contains these proteins:
- a CDS encoding cyclic lactone autoinducer peptide, producing the protein MKTLAINILNKGLTALAKKLVLTNCAGICHRPETPQELLKK; encoded by the coding sequence ATGAAGACACTGGCAATTAATATTCTGAATAAGGGTCTGACAGCATTGGCGAAAAAATTAGTTTTAACTAATTGCGCTGGTATCTGCCACCGCCCCGAAACCCCTCAGGAGCTCCTTAAAAAGTAA
- a CDS encoding accessory gene regulator B family protein gives MISLDKKIDGIAKYIHNNSSNPSSVEVLKYSLTILLNYLLVFVTVMIICAFTGNVMDGFIALILLPLLRTFSGGVHLKTAKSCNYLSTILLLIAIYTKYNYFYIGIFLNILSILILLFYAPSGIKNISKLDEKYHPLLKIISILIVSVNFFVESSLASNVFFIQSITLLKTSQKIVEKCKL, from the coding sequence ATGATTTCCCTAGACAAAAAAATTGATGGTATCGCGAAATATATTCATAATAATTCTTCCAATCCTTCATCTGTTGAAGTACTTAAATATTCATTAACGATTTTGCTTAATTATCTTTTGGTATTTGTCACGGTTATGATCATTTGCGCGTTTACAGGAAATGTGATGGATGGGTTTATTGCACTCATCCTATTACCTCTTTTACGCACTTTTAGCGGTGGGGTTCACTTAAAAACTGCAAAATCTTGTAATTATTTGTCTACTATTTTGTTACTTATTGCTATCTATACAAAATACAATTATTTTTATATCGGAATTTTTCTAAATATTCTTTCTATTCTGATATTGCTTTTCTATGCGCCAAGTGGTATAAAAAATATAAGTAAACTTGACGAAAAATATCATCCTTTGTTGAAAATCATCTCTATTTTAATAGTATCGGTTAATTTTTTTGTCGAATCTTCGCTGGCTTCGAATGTTTTTTTTATTCAGTCAATAACTTTATTAAAAACATCCCAGAAAATTGTAGAAAAATGTAAATTGTAG
- a CDS encoding CPBP family intramembrane glutamic endopeptidase, producing the protein MKTMVYLWGATYVLTYNFKITDLLSTDIKVAFSWSGFIASIIYLLIPFLEFILLKYNKDFREKGKEQFARRSFIFPQNFKEEFVFVLLAVSVGITEEVLYRSFSLIYFTGAPFNLGLFSAFLCINLLFGLVHYLQGPQGILSAFLNGMASTYIFLISGSLIIPMLIHMLYDLRIIIWGRMIR; encoded by the coding sequence ATGAAAACAATGGTTTATTTATGGGGAGCAACTTATGTATTAACATATAATTTTAAAATAACTGATCTTTTATCTACTGATATAAAAGTCGCATTTTCTTGGAGCGGATTCATTGCTTCAATTATTTATCTTTTAATACCTTTTCTAGAATTTATTTTGCTTAAGTACAACAAAGATTTTAGAGAAAAAGGAAAAGAACAATTCGCTCGACGATCGTTTATTTTTCCCCAAAATTTCAAAGAAGAGTTTGTTTTTGTTCTATTAGCTGTTAGTGTCGGCATTACTGAAGAAGTCCTTTATCGATCGTTCTCTCTAATATATTTCACTGGAGCACCTTTTAATCTAGGATTATTTTCAGCTTTTCTGTGCATAAACCTTCTATTTGGCTTGGTTCATTATCTTCAAGGTCCTCAAGGAATTCTTTCTGCATTTCTAAATGGAATGGCCAGTACATATATTTTCCTGATATCAGGCAGCTTAATAATTCCCATGTTAATACATATGCTCTATGATTTAAGAATTATTATATGGGGGCGAATGATTCGATAG
- a CDS encoding helix-turn-helix domain-containing protein, with protein sequence MVLQDDFGKFLERLRGNMSLREAAKKSGLSHAYIRDLELGKNRSTNERITPSPETLKKLSSAYGYSYTDLMQKAGHLVESDISSGSRNVIELDLQNVMFIEIGRKEITYFTNDLKVIQSIASLHDFNSFLEKLDIFDFKKVDADVYVNFNQIKYYDEKAGRLYFDENGTGPFVTMSAIRQKKYQDQILRSLARNRSTSLEYTFGRGAFTGSFGVAERGTGYE encoded by the coding sequence ATGGTATTGCAAGACGATTTCGGTAAATTTTTGGAGAGGCTCCGGGGAAATATGTCGCTGCGCGAGGCCGCCAAAAAAAGCGGGCTTTCCCACGCTTACATAAGAGATTTGGAGCTGGGCAAAAATCGCTCGACAAATGAAAGAATCACCCCTTCCCCGGAGACGCTCAAAAAACTTTCTTCGGCTTACGGGTATTCGTATACGGATCTTATGCAGAAAGCCGGACATCTCGTCGAATCCGACATCAGCTCGGGCTCGCGCAACGTGATCGAATTGGATCTGCAGAACGTCATGTTCATAGAGATTGGACGCAAGGAGATCACCTACTTCACCAACGACTTGAAGGTGATCCAAAGCATCGCTTCGCTGCACGATTTCAACAGCTTTCTGGAGAAGCTGGACATTTTCGATTTCAAAAAGGTCGACGCCGATGTGTACGTAAACTTTAACCAGATCAAGTATTACGATGAGAAAGCAGGCCGTCTTTACTTCGACGAAAACGGTACTGGACCGTTCGTCACCATGTCCGCCATCAGGCAGAAAAAATACCAGGATCAAATTTTGCGTTCGCTCGCCAGAAACAGAAGCACCAGCCTTGAATATACGTTCGGCCGCGGCGCCTTTACCGGCTCCTTCGGCGTAGCCGAACGCGGGACCGGATACGAATAA
- a CDS encoding glycoside hydrolase family 15 protein → MARDLPLGNGNVLVNFDAGYNLRDIYYPFVGQENQALDHLSHFGVWTEEDFFWIDYPELKKKASYLNDSMVTNVDCVHERLGLKLQIRDGVDARENIFIRKVKVVNEQERERVVKLYFHLDLHLYGNGVGDTVYYEPDLKSLVFYKGHRYMSLSCYTPDNKSAYPSGFAIGQKEIHGLQGTWRDAEDGHLGGNPIAQGSVDGTIELELKLPAKGSKEGWFWVCFGKDLKEIFRLENEARNVTPQAMLQRTYDYWVRWLAQDRHELGLLPQDIASFYKRSLLVIRTNMDNRGAVIAANDSDIMKFAKDTYSYMWPRDGALITHALDRSGYHALTRRFYEFCRRGLSDEGFLLHKYNPDGSVGSSWHPWVNGKGEKQFAIQEDETALVLYALWHHHRISGTLGQAREEYEAFVIPAADFMSRYKDASGLPLPSYDLWEERYGVHAFTVASVYAGLMAAGNFAEYFKDVSRAVIYRQAADKVKAAAEAQLYDENMKRFLRALYWNDEKRRYEPDLTLDASLYGLFDFEMFPPEDPRIVSTMKAIREQLWVHTEVGGIARYTNDYYHQVTKDIGRVPGNPWFICTLWYAEWLIACAKKEEDLKEAEGLIRWTMAHALPSGILAEQVHPFTGEPLSVSPLTWSHASFVKVTQEYLAKLKELKSGKVQQKEDVSDRKVLQTAGVEFAGELGQRAAKETEQDVSGSVRDATGSGAAAREPAAELAVEAEPEAPVAAPDAKAAGASAEEFASELGLEAQPGDAVDSAGGRSARQEEPAQGRGLSGAKGIRARRKGANR, encoded by the coding sequence ATGGCACGCGATTTACCGCTGGGCAACGGCAATGTGCTGGTGAATTTTGATGCCGGGTACAATCTGCGGGATATTTATTATCCGTTTGTAGGTCAAGAAAATCAGGCGCTCGATCATTTGTCGCATTTCGGGGTTTGGACGGAAGAGGATTTTTTCTGGATCGATTACCCGGAATTGAAAAAAAAGGCTTCCTACCTTAACGATTCGATGGTGACGAATGTCGACTGCGTTCATGAACGGCTTGGATTGAAGCTGCAAATTCGCGACGGGGTGGATGCACGGGAAAATATTTTCATCCGCAAAGTGAAGGTGGTCAACGAACAGGAGCGGGAGCGGGTCGTTAAGCTGTATTTTCATCTGGACCTTCATTTATACGGCAATGGGGTCGGAGATACGGTGTATTACGAACCGGATTTGAAGTCGCTTGTGTTTTATAAAGGGCACCGCTACATGTCGCTTTCGTGTTATACTCCGGACAACAAGTCGGCTTATCCAAGCGGATTTGCGATCGGGCAAAAAGAGATTCACGGTCTGCAGGGAACTTGGCGTGATGCCGAAGACGGACATCTCGGCGGTAATCCGATCGCGCAAGGATCGGTGGACGGGACGATCGAGCTGGAGCTGAAGCTGCCGGCCAAGGGCAGCAAGGAAGGTTGGTTTTGGGTCTGCTTCGGCAAAGATTTGAAGGAGATCTTCCGCCTGGAAAATGAGGCGAGAAACGTAACGCCGCAGGCGATGCTGCAGCGCACTTACGATTATTGGGTGCGCTGGCTGGCGCAGGACCGCCACGAGCTAGGGCTTTTGCCGCAGGATATCGCTTCGTTTTACAAGCGGAGCTTGTTGGTGATCCGGACGAACATGGACAACCGTGGGGCGGTCATTGCAGCGAACGACTCAGATATAATGAAGTTCGCCAAAGACACGTATTCGTATATGTGGCCGAGGGACGGGGCATTGATCACGCATGCGCTCGACCGGTCGGGTTATCACGCGCTGACAAGGAGATTTTACGAGTTTTGCCGCAGAGGTCTTTCGGACGAAGGATTTTTGCTGCATAAATATAATCCGGACGGCTCGGTCGGCTCCAGCTGGCATCCGTGGGTGAACGGCAAAGGCGAGAAGCAGTTTGCGATTCAGGAAGACGAAACCGCTCTGGTGCTGTACGCGCTTTGGCACCATCACCGGATTTCAGGCACGCTGGGGCAGGCCCGTGAAGAGTATGAGGCTTTTGTGATCCCTGCGGCCGATTTTATGTCGCGGTACAAGGATGCGTCGGGTTTGCCGCTGCCTTCCTACGATCTGTGGGAGGAGCGCTACGGCGTTCATGCGTTTACCGTGGCAAGCGTCTATGCGGGACTGATGGCGGCAGGCAATTTCGCCGAATATTTCAAGGATGTGAGCCGCGCCGTGATATACCGGCAGGCGGCGGACAAGGTGAAAGCGGCGGCCGAGGCGCAGCTCTACGACGAAAATATGAAACGGTTTTTGCGTGCCCTGTATTGGAATGACGAGAAGCGGCGGTATGAGCCGGATTTGACGCTCGATGCGAGCCTTTACGGGCTGTTCGATTTCGAGATGTTCCCGCCCGAGGATCCGCGGATCGTCTCCACCATGAAAGCGATTCGCGAGCAGCTGTGGGTTCATACCGAAGTCGGCGGCATTGCCCGCTATACGAACGATTACTACCATCAAGTGACCAAGGATATCGGCCGTGTGCCGGGAAATCCGTGGTTTATCTGCACCCTGTGGTATGCCGAATGGCTGATAGCGTGCGCGAAAAAAGAGGAAGATCTGAAGGAAGCGGAAGGTCTGATCCGCTGGACGATGGCTCACGCGCTGCCGTCCGGCATATTGGCGGAGCAGGTGCATCCGTTCACGGGCGAGCCGCTGTCCGTGTCGCCGCTGACCTGGTCGCATGCGTCCTTCGTCAAAGTGACGCAGGAATATTTGGCGAAGCTGAAGGAGCTGAAGTCCGGCAAGGTTCAGCAGAAGGAAGATGTCAGCGACCGCAAGGTGCTGCAGACGGCGGGTGTGGAGTTTGCCGGCGAGCTGGGGCAAAGAGCCGCGAAGGAAACGGAGCAAGACGTATCCGGGTCGGTGCGGGATGCGACGGGGTCTGGGGCAGCGGCCCGGGAGCCAGCGGCTGAGCTTGCTGTGGAGGCGGAGCCAGAAGCGCCTGTGGCGGCGCCGGATGCGAAAGCGGCGGGAGCGTCCGCGGAGGAGTTCGCCTCCGAGCTGGGGCTGGAGGCGCAGCCGGGCGATGCGGTGGATTCGGCCGGGGGGCGGTCCGCGCGGCAGGAGGAACCCGCGCAAGGGCGGGGGCTAAGCGGCGCCAAGGGCATCCGGGCGCGCAGGAAGGGGGCGAACCGATGA
- a CDS encoding glucose 1-dehydrogenase: MKAVRALHVATKPEAAVAEVDKPARSQPGDVLVRVLAVGLDGTDREILAGGYGQPPAGETDLTIGHESMGVVVEAGADSALAPGDLVTALVRRPCRNPACVNCRNGRQDFCETGEYVERGIKGRDGYLSEYYVEDAAYLVKIPAACLEYGMLAEPQSIVEKVWDQVQRVQQRLVWEPKTALVLGSGPLGILAAMTCRCLGLETHVWSKSPASGAQAEFVRACGAVYREAGTAVATSAGRTGTTAPGGDATVRANAASGSGPGAGGAAAAQPKSAGQAGAAAGQAVAERGAAAEQVQHGAGTSAAAAATGGVAAAAAQADAAAETLTEYAASLGKPIDLIFECTGYSPLAFEAITVLGPNGVLALLGVTPGKKSIQVPSDAINQELVLENKCVLGSVNASRKDFETGLYRLQQMEEKFPGLLGRFITQRMTMEQVPQVDFSSIEIKAVVDVVPREKWRELVNVQEGAEEGASRDVQYSFSV; this comes from the coding sequence ATGAAGGCGGTTCGCGCGCTTCATGTGGCGACGAAGCCGGAGGCTGCTGTCGCCGAGGTGGACAAGCCGGCACGGAGCCAGCCGGGCGACGTGCTCGTGCGGGTGCTGGCGGTCGGGCTGGACGGCACCGACCGGGAGATTTTGGCCGGGGGCTACGGGCAGCCGCCCGCCGGCGAAACCGACCTCACCATCGGCCACGAGTCGATGGGGGTGGTCGTGGAGGCGGGAGCGGACAGCGCGCTCGCTCCCGGCGATTTGGTCACGGCGCTCGTCAGGCGCCCGTGCCGCAACCCGGCCTGCGTGAACTGCCGCAACGGCCGGCAGGATTTTTGCGAGACGGGGGAATACGTCGAGCGCGGCATCAAGGGCAGGGACGGGTACTTGTCCGAATATTATGTGGAGGATGCGGCGTATTTGGTGAAGATCCCGGCCGCTTGTTTGGAATACGGCATGCTGGCGGAGCCGCAGAGCATCGTCGAGAAGGTGTGGGACCAGGTGCAGCGGGTGCAGCAAAGGCTCGTGTGGGAACCGAAGACGGCGCTCGTTCTCGGCTCCGGCCCGCTCGGCATCCTGGCGGCGATGACGTGCCGCTGCCTCGGGCTCGAGACGCACGTATGGTCCAAATCGCCGGCAAGCGGGGCACAGGCCGAATTCGTGAGGGCGTGCGGAGCGGTATACCGCGAGGCGGGAACGGCGGTCGCTACGTCTGCGGGCCGCACAGGGACAACAGCGCCGGGTGGAGACGCAACGGTGCGGGCGAATGCGGCGAGCGGCAGCGGCCCGGGAGCTGGGGGGGCAGCGGCGGCACAGCCGAAGAGCGCGGGCCAGGCAGGTGCCGCTGCCGGGCAAGCAGTGGCGGAGCGAGGCGCCGCAGCGGAGCAGGTGCAGCACGGCGCCGGAACAAGCGCTGCGGCCGCAGCTACAGGCGGGGTGGCAGCCGCGGCGGCCCAGGCGGACGCGGCGGCGGAGACGCTTACCGAATATGCGGCGAGCCTCGGCAAGCCGATCGACCTCATCTTCGAATGCACGGGCTACAGCCCACTGGCGTTTGAGGCGATTACGGTACTGGGACCGAACGGCGTTTTGGCGCTGCTCGGCGTGACGCCGGGCAAGAAAAGCATCCAGGTGCCGTCCGATGCGATCAACCAGGAGCTGGTACTGGAAAACAAATGCGTGCTCGGATCGGTGAACGCGTCGCGAAAAGATTTTGAAACCGGGTTGTACCGGCTTCAGCAGATGGAGGAGAAATTTCCCGGGCTCCTCGGTCGTTTCATTACGCAGCGTATGACGATGGAGCAAGTGCCTCAGGTCGATTTTTCATCCATCGAGATTAAGGCGGTCGTCGATGTGGTGCCGCGGGAGAAATGGCGCGAGCTGGTTAACGTGCAGGAAGGTGCGGAGGAAGGGGCATCCCGGGATGTGCAGTACAGCTTCTCCGTATAA
- a CDS encoding helix-turn-helix transcriptional regulator, translating to MKTPTHSVAFNPYPGKGELTVLFGGHAQTPPLHLVGPQVLDYHLVHYVLTGKGRFRCLGHDYDLGPGSSFTIFPGELVSYVSDGDDPWSYRWIGFKGSGADELLHSIGISQHKPVTQAAYNRKISALFLRIEQSLREGLVSCDLQAGGYMRLILAGLTEHQMTAEPPKEETSVIRQQVEQAVRWLTLQYHQPISIENMAQSLGYHRTHLSKMFKQFTGMSPMSFLLKIRMERAKLLLLEPLTIEQVASSVGFSDALYFSKQFKKWYGRSPSEYRQDHNVNPYDCAT from the coding sequence ATGAAAACGCCGACTCATTCCGTCGCCTTTAACCCGTATCCGGGAAAAGGCGAGTTGACCGTCCTGTTCGGCGGTCATGCGCAAACTCCCCCGCTGCATCTTGTCGGCCCGCAGGTGCTCGACTACCATTTGGTGCATTATGTGCTGACCGGGAAAGGCCGCTTCCGCTGCCTCGGCCATGACTACGATCTCGGTCCGGGCTCCAGCTTTACGATTTTCCCCGGCGAACTCGTCAGCTACGTTTCGGACGGAGACGATCCGTGGAGCTACCGGTGGATCGGGTTCAAAGGCAGCGGTGCGGACGAGCTGCTGCACTCCATCGGCATTTCGCAGCACAAACCGGTGACGCAAGCTGCATACAATCGCAAAATTTCCGCCTTGTTCCTGCGCATCGAGCAGTCGCTTCGCGAAGGACTTGTCAGCTGCGATCTGCAGGCCGGGGGCTATATGCGCCTGATCCTTGCCGGGCTGACCGAACATCAGATGACGGCGGAGCCGCCGAAGGAGGAAACCTCGGTCATCCGCCAGCAGGTCGAGCAGGCGGTTCGCTGGCTCACCCTGCAGTACCACCAGCCCATTTCGATCGAAAATATGGCTCAGTCGCTAGGTTATCACCGCACGCATCTGTCCAAAATGTTCAAGCAGTTTACCGGCATGTCGCCGATGAGCTTTCTGCTCAAAATCCGCATGGAACGCGCCAAGCTGTTGCTGCTCGAGCCGCTGACGATCGAGCAGGTTGCGTCGTCGGTCGGTTTTTCCGATGCGCTGTATTTCTCCAAGCAGTTCAAAAAATGGTACGGACGTTCGCCGTCCGAATACCGGCAAGACCATAACGTGAATCCGTACGACTGCGCGACGTAA
- a CDS encoding disulfide oxidoreductase, with the protein MNWKKTVKENGLHLSWGIALVATLGSLYFSEVMLFAPCKLCWYQRILMYPLVIILGIAAARKESKMYMYVLPMTIWGAGISAYHYLMQKTSWFKEAATTCGPIPCDVDYIDWFGFVTIPFLALVAFVLISILQILMWRADRA; encoded by the coding sequence TTGAACTGGAAAAAAACGGTGAAAGAAAACGGACTACATTTGTCATGGGGGATCGCGCTGGTGGCGACGCTCGGCAGCCTCTATTTTTCCGAGGTGATGCTGTTTGCTCCGTGCAAATTGTGCTGGTACCAGCGCATCCTGATGTATCCACTGGTGATTATACTGGGGATTGCGGCGGCGCGCAAGGAGTCGAAAATGTACATGTACGTTCTGCCGATGACGATTTGGGGAGCGGGCATTTCCGCTTATCATTACTTGATGCAAAAAACGTCCTGGTTCAAAGAGGCGGCCACGACGTGCGGGCCGATTCCGTGCGATGTCGACTACATCGATTGGTTCGGCTTCGTGACGATTCCTTTTTTGGCGCTTGTCGCGTTTGTGCTTATTTCGATTTTGCAAATTTTGATGTGGCGGGCCGACCGGGCGTAA
- a CDS encoding alpha-glucosidase/alpha-galactosidase has protein sequence MSKITFLGAGSTVFAKNVLGDTMMTPALQGFELALFDIDHERLKDSENMLNNLKATTGSTCVVKAYTDRKEALRGAKYVVNAIQVGGYDPCTITDFEIPKKYGLRQTIADTIGIGGIFRNLRTIPVMLDFARDMQEVCPDAWFLNYTNPMAVLTNVMITHGGIKSVGLCHSVQVCMPHLFKALGMETEGVKTKIAGINHMAWLLEATKDGVDLYPEIKRRARELQDREKHKDMVRFELMFRFGYYVTESSEHNAEYHPYFIKRNYPELIDRFNIPLDEYPRRCVRQIEKWKTMREELVNNKNLEHKRSHEYASYIFEAMETDVPFKIGGNVMNTGLITNLPKEACVEVPCLVDRSGIQPTYIGDLPPQLAALNRTNINTQLLTIEAAITGKKEHIYHAALLDPHTSAELSIDDIVALCDDLIEAHGNWLPKFV, from the coding sequence ATGTCCAAAATTACGTTTCTTGGTGCAGGCAGTACGGTATTTGCGAAAAATGTGCTTGGCGATACGATGATGACGCCGGCTCTCCAAGGTTTCGAGCTCGCCTTGTTCGATATCGACCACGAGCGTTTGAAAGATTCCGAGAACATGCTGAACAACCTGAAAGCGACAACCGGCAGCACGTGCGTCGTGAAAGCGTATACCGACCGCAAGGAAGCGCTGCGCGGCGCTAAATACGTCGTCAACGCGATCCAGGTCGGCGGTTACGATCCTTGTACGATTACGGACTTCGAAATTCCGAAAAAATACGGCCTGCGCCAAACGATTGCCGATACGATCGGGATCGGCGGCATTTTCCGCAATCTGAGAACGATTCCGGTGATGCTCGATTTTGCCCGCGACATGCAGGAGGTTTGTCCGGACGCCTGGTTCCTCAACTATACGAACCCGATGGCGGTGCTGACGAACGTGATGATCACGCACGGCGGCATCAAGTCGGTCGGTCTGTGCCACAGCGTGCAGGTGTGCATGCCGCATCTGTTCAAGGCGCTCGGCATGGAAACCGAAGGCGTCAAGACGAAAATCGCCGGCATCAACCATATGGCTTGGCTGCTCGAAGCGACGAAGGACGGCGTCGACCTGTATCCGGAAATCAAACGCCGCGCGCGCGAGCTTCAGGATCGCGAAAAACATAAGGATATGGTGCGCTTCGAGCTGATGTTCCGCTTCGGCTATTATGTGACGGAGTCGTCCGAGCATAATGCGGAATACCATCCGTATTTCATCAAGCGCAACTATCCGGAGCTCATCGACCGATTCAACATTCCGCTCGACGAATATCCGCGCCGCTGCGTCCGTCAAATCGAAAAATGGAAAACGATGCGCGAAGAGCTCGTGAACAACAAAAATCTCGAGCATAAGCGCTCGCATGAGTATGCGTCTTACATTTTCGAAGCGATGGAGACCGACGTGCCGTTCAAGATCGGCGGCAACGTCATGAACACGGGGCTCATCACGAACCTTCCGAAGGAAGCTTGCGTCGAAGTGCCGTGCCTCGTCGACCGCAGCGGCATTCAGCCGACATATATCGGCGACCTGCCTCCGCAGCTCGCCGCGCTCAACCGCACGAACATCAACACGCAGCTGCTGACGATCGAAGCGGCTATCACCGGCAAGAAAGAGCACATTTACCACGCGGCGCTGCTCGACCCGCATACGAGCGCGGAGCTGTCGATCGACGATATCGTGGCGCTTTGCGACGATCTGATCGAAGCACACGGCAACTGGCTGCCGAAGTTTGTATAA
- a CDS encoding polysaccharide deacetylase family protein: protein MTWRRAKAPWITFALAGTMLAACTGTPGSDKPPEASAPIVAAELPPKTGQVAPVVYGASQEPAVPAKPADAAAQAADDGSRLTGDSGKAATASGLEAAPGAPAVSGASGSAAAPKADTAAGKAGSVSKPDNAAGGSMQQHEKKPAASSGIEADRTALSWYYMKKKKGEVPNFPPETKKYTPDMKALWVGTGKKVYLTIDAGGPMGDMELLRKSLKDNDAKANFFIAGYNMKKYPDFIRQLADDGHLIANHTMTHTDMNLQTDEQVKKEIEDFAKLYKEVTGKDVPPYFRFPYGRYNMHLLKYVSDMGYTSVFWSTAMVDWLPRKNGPEDPLNDILNGLHDGNIILMHEGSPENIEALDSIIKKVREAGYEFGLISEIESPTQ from the coding sequence ATGACTTGGAGACGGGCTAAAGCCCCATGGATTACTTTTGCGCTGGCCGGAACGATGCTGGCCGCCTGCACCGGCACGCCGGGTTCGGACAAACCGCCGGAGGCTTCTGCCCCCATTGTCGCCGCTGAGCTGCCGCCCAAGACGGGACAGGTGGCCCCGGTGGTTTACGGCGCATCGCAAGAGCCCGCCGTGCCGGCTAAGCCAGCGGACGCAGCGGCGCAAGCAGCAGACGACGGCAGCAGGTTGACTGGCGACAGCGGGAAAGCGGCGACCGCGTCCGGATTGGAGGCGGCTCCGGGTGCGCCTGCGGTTTCCGGAGCTTCGGGGAGCGCGGCAGCTCCCAAGGCGGATACCGCCGCGGGGAAAGCCGGCAGCGTTTCGAAGCCGGACAACGCCGCCGGTGGTTCGATGCAGCAGCATGAGAAGAAGCCGGCCGCTTCATCCGGCATAGAAGCCGACCGTACCGCGCTGTCCTGGTATTACATGAAGAAGAAAAAAGGCGAGGTGCCGAATTTTCCGCCTGAAACGAAAAAATATACGCCGGATATGAAGGCGCTGTGGGTCGGAACGGGAAAAAAAGTATATCTGACGATCGACGCCGGCGGGCCGATGGGCGACATGGAGCTGCTGCGCAAATCGCTTAAAGACAACGACGCGAAAGCGAACTTTTTCATCGCCGGTTACAATATGAAGAAATATCCCGATTTCATCCGGCAGCTGGCGGATGACGGCCATCTGATCGCCAACCATACGATGACGCACACCGATATGAATTTGCAAACGGACGAGCAGGTGAAGAAAGAAATCGAAGATTTCGCCAAGCTGTACAAGGAAGTAACGGGAAAGGACGTGCCGCCTTATTTCCGTTTTCCATATGGCCGCTACAACATGCATCTGCTGAAGTACGTTTCGGATATGGGATACACGTCCGTGTTTTGGTCGACGGCGATGGTGGATTGGCTGCCGCGCAAAAACGGTCCTGAAGATCCGTTGAACGATATTTTGAACGGTCTGCACGACGGCAACATCATTTTGATGCATGAAGGCTCGCCGGAAAACATCGAAGCGCTCGACTCCATCATTAAAAAAGTGCGGGAAGCGGGATATGAGTTCGGCTTGATCAGCGAGATCGAATCTCCTACCCAATAA
- the racE gene encoding glutamate racemase — MQQPIAILDSGVGGLTVVKEVMRQLPQEKIVYFGDTARAPYGSRPAVEILLFTRQIVDYLVRFQPKMIVIACNTATAVALDTIRSQVSVPVLGVIHPGARAAIKTTRTGKVGVIGTLGTIRSGAYEHALQSISPGIEVVSTACPLLVPLVEKGLFGGKDARDVVERSLAPLREVPMDCLILGCTHYPFLSELIAEIMGPNVTLISSAEETAREASAILGHRGLLAGGKEMPEHRFFCSGDPGMFQKIAESWLHRNVHVTPFDWQIPHIV; from the coding sequence GTGCAGCAACCGATAGCCATTTTGGATTCCGGAGTAGGCGGTCTTACCGTTGTAAAGGAAGTGATGCGGCAGCTTCCTCAGGAAAAGATTGTTTACTTTGGCGATACGGCGCGCGCGCCTTATGGTTCACGGCCTGCCGTCGAGATTTTGCTTTTTACGAGACAAATTGTTGATTATTTGGTCCGGTTTCAACCGAAAATGATCGTCATCGCCTGCAATACGGCGACTGCGGTAGCGCTCGACACCATCCGCTCGCAGGTGTCCGTCCCCGTGCTGGGCGTGATCCATCCGGGAGCCCGAGCCGCCATCAAAACGACGCGTACGGGAAAAGTGGGAGTCATCGGAACCCTGGGTACGATTCGCAGCGGAGCCTATGAGCATGCGCTGCAAAGCATTTCGCCGGGGATCGAGGTGGTCAGCACGGCTTGTCCGCTGCTCGTGCCGCTCGTCGAGAAGGGACTGTTCGGCGGCAAAGACGCCAGGGACGTCGTGGAGCGTTCGCTGGCTCCGCTTCGCGAAGTGCCGATGGACTGTCTGATTTTGGGGTGTACCCATTATCCGTTTTTATCCGAGCTCATTGCTGAAATTATGGGGCCGAACGTGACGCTGATCAGCTCGGCGGAGGAAACGGCGCGCGAGGCCAGCGCGATCCTCGGACATCGGGGGCTTTTGGCCGGCGGCAAGGAAATGCCGGAGCATCGTTTTTTTTGCAGCGGGGATCCGGGGATGTTTCAAAAAATCGCCGAATCGTGGCTGCACCGAAATGTCCATGTCACTCCTTTCGATTGGCAGATTCCCCACATCGTATAA